Genomic segment of Triticum aestivum cultivar Chinese Spring chromosome 6A, IWGSC CS RefSeq v2.1, whole genome shotgun sequence:
CCGTCGGCTGGGACGCCAGGGAGGTGCTTAGCGCCTACAGGTGGGTGGAGGACGTGGTGGCGTTCCAGCCGGAGCTGGGGCCGTGGCAGGCGGCGGTGCGCCGCGGGCTGCTGGAGACCGGCGTGGTGCCGGACAACGGGTTCACGTTCGACCACATCCCCGGCACCAAGGTCGGCGGGTCCATCTTCGACCCGGACGGCCGGCGCCACACGGCGGCCGACCTGCTGCAGTACGCGCGCCCCGAAGGGATCGACGTGCTCCTCCGGGCCCGAGTGGCCAGGATCTTGTTCAGTTACAAAGGTATAGTCTTGTTTAAAGAACGCACTGCCAACTGACCGTTAAGTTCGTTAACGGTATAAAGTCAAGCAATATTGCCGTGGCGCGAATGATTTGGTCGACGAGTTCGGGCGCCAACGAGTTTTTTCGGTTTGCAGGGACCAAGCCCGTGGCGCGCGGCGTGGTGTACCGCGACTCGCTGGGCATGGTTCACGTGGCGTACCTCAACCAGGGCGACGCCAACGAGATCATCCTGTCGGCGGGGGCGCTTGGCAGTCCGCAGCTGCTGATGCTCAGCGGCGTCGGGCCCTCCGACCACCTCCGGTCGTTCGGCCTCGACGTCGTCGTCGACAACCCCGGGGTCGGGCAGGGCATGTCCGACAACCCCATGAACGCCATCTAcgtgccgtcgccgtcgccggtcgAGGTGTCGCTCATCCAGGTCGTCGGCATCACCAGGTTCGGCAGCTACATCGAGGGCGCCAGCGGCTCCGACTGGACCACCCGCACCGCCTCCTCCAGCGGCGACGGCGCGCGACAAGCCCGCGTCTTCGGCATGTTCTCCCCGCAGACGGGGCAGCTCCCGACGGTGCCCCCGAAGCAGCGCACGCCGGAGGCCATCGCGCGCGCCGTGGAGGCCATGAGCCGGGTACCGGACGCGGCGCTCCGCGGCGGCTTCATCCTGGAGAAGGTCCTCGGCCCGCAGTCCACGGGCAGCCTCGCGCTCCGCAACCTGGACCCCGACGACAACCCCATCGTCCAGTTCAA
This window contains:
- the LOC123128000 gene encoding protein HOTHEAD, yielding MAFFIVAILLGLLSVSQPARGVNYTFMREAMHAPPVTYYDYIVIGGGTAGCPLAATLSRRYRVLLLERGGSPYDDDRVLNMAHFSDVLSDTSASSPSQRFVSEDGVINSRPRVLGGGSCLNAGFFTRAGAGYTRAVGWDAREVLSAYRWVEDVVAFQPELGPWQAAVRRGLLETGVVPDNGFTFDHIPGTKVGGSIFDPDGRRHTAADLLQYARPEGIDVLLRARVARILFSYKGTKPVARGVVYRDSLGMVHVAYLNQGDANEIILSAGALGSPQLLMLSGVGPSDHLRSFGLDVVVDNPGVGQGMSDNPMNAIYVPSPSPVEVSLIQVVGITRFGSYIEGASGSDWTTRTASSSGDGARQARVFGMFSPQTGQLPTVPPKQRTPEAIARAVEAMSRVPDAALRGGFILEKVLGPQSTGSLALRNLDPDDNPIVQFNYFAHPDDLRRCVAGIEAIERVIRSRSFSRFAYPNFAFPAMLNVTAEFPANLMRVRGGSDPAALERFCRDTVMTIWHYHGGCQVGRVVDRDYRVLGIDALRVIDGSTFNASPGTNPQATVMMLGRYMGVKIEKERTLIEGGARKL